The DNA sequence GGACATTGAACAACTGCGCTGCAATGCGGGTGATGCGATCGAAGCGTTCCTCGGGTGGCGTGTCGAGGACGCCGGACGCGTGTAGCGCGGCAAGGCGTGTCGATTCTTCCTCGGGCGCGGGCGCGCACTGCCAGCGGCAAGCGGCACGAAGAAGACCGGCGCGGATGCGTGTGCGAGCGTAGGCCGCGGTGTACGGTTCGACGAGCCAGTCCGTTACGCCGGCCCGCTGGCCCGCCGACCGGTCGACGTGGTCGCTGGACGAGGCGACGACGATGAACGGGACATCGCAGCCCCAGTCTCCCATCCGCCGGATGGCACGGCAGGTGTCCAGAGCGTCGCCGTCCGGAAGGTGTCGCTCGACGATCAGCAACGAAGGATGCTCGGCCTGAACCTTCGTCTGAACCGTTTCGTTGTCGCCGCCGATCGTAACCCGGAGCCCGTCCTCGCGCAGCGTCTCGGAGAAGGAGACGGCAGCCGACGCACTGCTCAGCGCGAGCAGAATGGGTTCGTCCTCCAGCGCGGGGGCGTAACTCGCGGATGGATCGTCCTTCGCCAATTCCGCCGCCTCCGCCTTACCGGGCTCCAGTTCGACGATCTGGCGGTCCGCAGCTGCAAAGACCTCCAGCGTCGACCCCGCACGGTGCACGCGCTCCCCGGCCTCATCGACCAGGCGGTCGAGCGCGTCGTCGTCGCGCATCGGGTCGTGGTGGAACAGCGCGAGTCGTCGAACCCGTCCGGCCATGGCCGCGTCGACGACGAACTCGATCGTGCTATGCCCCCAACCCTTTCTCGAGGGGTACTCGTCGATCGTGTACTGCGCATCGTGCACGAGCAGGTCGGCGTCGGCAACGAAGTTGACGTGCCGGTCGTCAGCGACGTTTCCGGGACGGTAACCCTCGACGGCCAGGCGTCGATCGAAGGGCTCGTGATCGGTGGCATAGACGAATGTGCAACCGTTTGCCCGGAGCCGGTAACCGAGCGTGAGTGCGGGATGGTTCAGGTACTGCGTCTGAACGACGAAGTC is a window from the Acidobacteriota bacterium genome containing:
- a CDS encoding MBL fold metallo-hydrolase, producing the protein MRIRFWGCRGSIPRSRPDMVRYGGNTSCVEVRSDGGTLVVLDFGSGAQDLGQDLLATGSAGKGHAFITHTHWDHIQGFPFFTPLFIPGNSWDIYGPRGLGGSLRETLSGQMQYQYFPVTLEQMAAEVTYHDLVEGAVEVEDFVVQTQYLNHPALTLGYRLRANGCTFVYATDHEPFDRRLAVEGYRPGNVADDRHVNFVADADLLVHDAQYTIDEYPSRKGWGHSTIEFVVDAAMAGRVRRLALFHHDPMRDDDALDRLVDEAGERVHRAGSTLEVFAAADRQIVELEPGKAEAAELAKDDPSASYAPALEDEPILLALSSASAAVSFSETLREDGLRVTIGGDNETVQTKVQAEHPSLLIVERHLPDGDALDTCRAIRRMGDWGCDVPFIVVASSSDHVDRSAGQRAGVTDWLVEPYTAAYARTRIRAGLLRAACRWQCAPAPEEESTRLAALHASGVLDTPPEERFDRITRIAAQLFNVPVALVSLVDENRQWFKSRVGLDADETPRDQAFCAHAIHRDDVMLVPDALQDDRFADNPLVVDEPHVRFYAGCPIALGDGSRVGTLCLIDHRARNLDDAQIRMLRDLGGMVEREIAESTSAGGVPREDS